One window of the Labilibaculum sp. genome contains the following:
- the rplL gene encoding 50S ribosomal protein L7/L12 — MADLKKFAEELVNLTVKEVSELATILKDEYGIEPAAAAAVVAGPAAGGAEVAAEQTEFDVILKSAGGSKLAVVKLVKELTGLGLKEAKAAVDAAPAPLKEKVSKEEAEALKAQLEEAGAEVELK; from the coding sequence ATGGCAGATTTAAAAAAGTTTGCAGAAGAATTAGTTAATTTGACTGTTAAGGAAGTAAGTGAGTTAGCTACTATTTTGAAAGATGAGTACGGAATTGAGCCAGCTGCTGCTGCTGCTGTTGTTGCAGGTCCTGCTGCAGGTGGTGCTGAAGTTGCTGCTGAACAAACTGAATTCGATGTAATTCTTAAATCAGCAGGTGGTTCTAAACTAGCTGTTGTGAAATTGGTTAAGGAATTAACTGGTCTTGGATTGAAAGAAGCTAAGGCTGCAGTTGATGCTGCACCAGCTCCATTGAAAGAAAAAGTTTCTAAGGAAGAAGCTGAAGCACTAAAAGCACAATTAGAAGAAGCTGGAGCTGAAGTTGAACTTAAATAG
- the rplJ gene encoding 50S ribosomal protein L10, producing the protein MKREQKIQIIDSLTEEINASNHFYLTDISAMNAERTSALRRVCFEKEVKLIVVKNTLLRIALEKAEGDFEGLNVALKGSTSLMLSETGNLPAKLIKEFRKGHDKPSLKAAYVEESLYIGDNELDALCTIKSKEELVGDIVALLQSPIKNVISSLESGKNILAGVVKTLSEKE; encoded by the coding sequence ATGAAAAGGGAACAAAAAATTCAGATTATTGATAGCTTGACGGAGGAAATCAACGCTTCAAACCATTTTTATCTTACTGACATCTCAGCAATGAATGCAGAACGTACATCTGCACTGCGTAGAGTATGTTTTGAAAAAGAGGTAAAATTGATTGTAGTGAAGAATACACTTCTTCGAATTGCTTTGGAAAAAGCAGAAGGTGATTTTGAAGGTTTAAATGTAGCACTTAAGGGATCTACTTCTCTTATGTTATCAGAAACCGGAAATTTACCTGCAAAGCTGATCAAAGAGTTCCGTAAGGGACATGATAAACCTAGCCTGAAAGCGGCCTACGTTGAAGAATCGCTTTATATTGGAGACAATGAGTTGGATGCTCTTTGTACAATTAAATCTAAAGAAGAACTTGTTGGTGATATCGTTGCATTGCTTCAATCTCCAATCAAGAACGTTATTTCTTCCTTGGAATCAGGAAAGAATATCCTAGCTGGTGTTGTGAAAACACTTTCAGAAAAAGAGTAA